In the Octopus bimaculoides isolate UCB-OBI-ISO-001 chromosome 18, ASM119413v2, whole genome shotgun sequence genome, one interval contains:
- the LOC128249919 gene encoding monocarboxylate transporter 13-like, with translation MEKETTQTMCMDRRPIDRGWAWVVLAAVTSIMTLVVGNIRHFGIFFLEIQYLFSASSTAVSSILSVEYTTSCLTGFVAMNLLAKFISFRTLVLCGSILCSLTFILDSISKDVFLLPFMHILSASLTQSHYASKIPFQSVTNAKKRMFPEKTLEPWRNLVARNRKSSGGAGLAFLYGPSTVILSTYFNRYLGTANAIAACGVSVGQFIFPYLINYLIITYGVRGALLLDAGICLQCLVFGALLRPISCYDTTTRSKVINSTDVELNDRNTTAKGGKQTESMKLQSDDEGEISPFLTDSKDRNSCGNVNLQSVELSESFVLKGKDCAYSSEKSSCEIKESITENDAKTHSERLFDGLRRNLQKCLAAADLTLFQEKVFLCGYIGIILGNTVSAIPLTYFPAHAIDLGLSTEDGATFLTVAGVTNFAGRLLMVFLADRRSLNRGRMLGVTLIIHGIAACFISYYTKFLLFVIYCACNGLATGLYFSISITVMVDLIGSQRMSGAMGFIIFGNGILGTVAYSFCGYFRDVTGSYNLGFLLNGVGLLLSGTLVLLAAFLSYNKQSREEL, from the exons ATGGAGAAAGAAACAACACAGACAATGTGTATGGACAGAAGACCTATAGACCGTGGATGGGCCTGGGTTGTGTTGGCAG ctgTAACATCAATAATGACTCTTGTGGTGGGGAATATACGGCACTTCGGTATCTTTTTCTTGGAAATTCAGTATTTATTCAGTGCGtcttcaacagctgtttcatcaATTCTGAGTGTAGAATATACAACAAGTTGTTTAACAG gaTTTGTAGCGATGAACCTTCTGGCAAAATTCATTTCATTCAGAACACTTGTCCTTTGTGGTTCTATTTTGTGTTCACTGACTTTTATCCTTGATTCTATTTCAAAAGATGTATTTTTACTACCGTTTATGCATATACTTAGTG CTAGCCTCACGCAGTCCCATTATGCTTCCAAGATACCTTTCCAATCTGTCACAAATGCTAAAAAGAGAATGTTTCCAGAGAAAACTTTAGAACCCTGGAGAAATCTGGTTGCCCGAAACAGAAAATCCTCAGGTG GTGCTGGACTTGCTTTCTTGTATGGACCTAGCACAGTTATCCTGAGTACCTACTTTAACCGCTACCTTGGCACAGCAAATGCGATAGCTGCTTGTGGAGTTAGCGTCGGACAATTCATCTTCCCGTATTTAATCAACTACCTTATAATAACCTACGGAGTCCGTGGAGCTCTTCTTCTGGATGCTGGTATTTGTCTACAATGTCTTGTTTTTGGCGCCCTTCTACGTCCCATCAGTTGCTACGACACAACAACACGTTCGAAAGTCATCAATTCTACCGATGTAGAGCTAAATGATAGAAATACGACTGCTAAAGGAGGAAAACAAACTGAATCGATGAAACTACAATCAGACGATGAAGGAGAAATCTCTCCGTTTTTGACGGACTCAAAAGACAGAAATAGCTGTGGAAATGTTAACTTGCAATCGGTGGAACTAAGTGAGTCGTTTGTTTTAAAAGGAAAAGATTGTGCTTATTCAAGTGAAAAATCTTCCTGTGAGATAAAGGAAAGCATCACAGAAAATGACGCCAAAACGCATTCAGAACGTTTATTTGATGGACTTAGAAGAAACTTGCAAAAATGTTTGGCTGCTGCAGATTTAACTCTGTTCCAGGAAAAAGTATTCCTCTGTGGATATATTGGAATAATTCTTGGGAACACCGTTTCCGCCATACCATTAACGTATTTTCCAGCTCACGCTATAGACTTAGGCTTATCCACTGAGGACGGTGCTACTTTTCTGACAGTTGCTGGGGTAACCAATTTTGCGGGTCGTCTGTTAATGGTTTTCTTGGCTGACCGAAGGTCTTTGAATCGTGGTCGAATGCTTGGCGTTACCCTCATCATTCATGGAATAGCTGCTTGTTTTATATCATACTACACCAAATTCCTGCTATTCGTTATATATTGCGCCTGCAATGGGCTCGCTactggcttatatttttcaatttcaatcaCAGTTATGGTGGATCTTATTGGATCTCAAAGAATGTCGGGCGCAATGGGCttcattatatttggaaatggAATATTAGGAACAGTAGCATATTCTTTTTGTG GTTACTTTCGTGACGTCACTGGTTCTTACAACCTCGGTTTCCTTTTGAACGGAGTCGGCCTTCTCTTAAGCGGTACCTTGGTTCTCTTGGCGGCTTTCTTATCGTACAACAAACAATCGAGGGAAGAGCTGTAA
- the LOC106881346 gene encoding monocarboxylate transporter 12, with protein MQSTYFKRYLGTANAISACGVSVGQFTLPYILNYLIITYGVRGALLLNAGIYLQCLVFGALLRPISCYDTTTRLKVISSTDIELNERNTTVKGEKQTESIKQQSDDDGEISPFLTDSKDRDSLHSVGSQESTMDSPLSSLVTIKERTDLKDGDKSAYSIENFALFREKKFISGYIGAILGAAASSMPQAFFPAHAVDLDLSTEDGVVFLTVGGVADFVGRLLMVFLADRKFLNRGRLLGVILIIHGVAACFVSFYTKFFLFAMYCACYGISSGIYFSISNTVMVDFIGSQRMSDAVGLLILGSGIIGTIGYPLTGYLRDVTGSYNLGFILNGVCLLISGASFLVATFIPV; from the exons ATGCAGAGTACCTACTTTAAACGCTACCTTGGCACAGCAAATGCGATATCTGCTTGTGGTGTTAGCGTCGGACAGTTCACCCTTCCGTACATACTCAACTACCTTATAATAACCTACGGAGTCCGTGGAGCTCTTCTTCTGAATGCTGGTATTTATCTACAATGCCTTGTTTTTGGCGCCCTTCTACGTCCCATCAGTTGCTACGATACAACAACACGTTTGAAAGTCATCAGTTCTACTGACATAGaactaaatgaaagaaatacgaCTGTTAAAGGGGAAAAACAAACCGAATCGATAAAACAACAATCAGACGATGACGGAGAAATCTCTCCGTTTTTGACAGACTCAAAAGACAGAGATAGCTTGCATTCAGTGGGATCACAAGAATCGACTATGGACTCACCTTTGTCGTCACTTGTAACAATTAAAGAACGAACCGATTTAAAAGACGGTGACAAAAGCGCTTATTCAATCGAAA ATTTTGCTCTGTTCAGGGAAAAAAAATTTATCTCTGGATACATTGGAGCAATTCTTGGAGCCGCAGCTTCCTCCATGCCACAGGCATTTTTCCCAGCTCATGCTGTAGACTTAGACTTGTCCACTGAGGACGGAGTTGTTTTTCTTACAGTTGGTGGGGTGGCCGATTTTGTGGGTCGTCTGCTCATGGTTTTCTTAGCTGACCGAAAATTTTTGAACCGAGGTCGACTGCTTGGCGTTATCCTCATCATTCATGGAGTTGCTGCTTGCTTTGTATCATTCTATACCAAATTCTTTCTGTTCGCAATGTATTGCGCCTGTTATGGAATCTCCAGTGGTATATATTTTTCCATCTCGAACACAGTCATGGTGGATTTTATTGGATCTCAAAGAATGTCGGATGCAGTCGGTTTGTTGATATTAGGCTCAGGAATAATTGGAACAATCGGTTATCCACTTACAG GTTACCTTCGTGACGTCACTGGTTCTTACAATCTTGGGTTCATTCTGAACGGTGTCTGCCTACTCATAAGCGGTGCTTCGTTTCTCGTGGCGACCTTTATACCCGTATAA